In the genome of Xenopus laevis strain J_2021 chromosome 1S, Xenopus_laevis_v10.1, whole genome shotgun sequence, one region contains:
- the LOC121399305 gene encoding protein kinase C theta type-like — protein sequence MKEPHRRLGVYGDIRYHPFYSSINWVELEQKKIPPPFQLTEPSSEDVTKCTGKRLSSFLEINESTEKIHNIPDLSYIGSSWQNE from the exons ATGAAGGAGCCGCACCGGCGTCTGGGAGTCTATGGAGACATAAGATACCACCCATTCTACTCGTCCATCAATTGGGTGGAACTGGAACAAAAGAAGATACCACCACCTTTCCAGCTAACAGAA CCATCAAGTGAAGACGTCACAAAGTGCACAGGAAAGCGACTGTCATCATTCCTGGAAATTAACGAGTCAACAGAGAAAATCCACAATATTCCAGACCTTTCTTACATAGGTTCCTCTTGGCAGAACGAATGA